From the Sphingomonas aliaeris genome, one window contains:
- the pgi gene encoding glucose-6-phosphate isomerase produces MPNADWNAIQALPAKTLTDLFAEDSARLGKFSVDVAGLHFDWSKTHLTQDAVTAFEALAKAQGLAAKREALFGGEIVNVTEGRAVEHTAERGEGNPDSVGKARALHARMRGMIDAIEGEALGPIRHVLHVGIGGSALGPDLLVDALGRDADRYDVAIVANVDGVALEDAFARFDPTATLLVIASKTFTTTETMLNAQSVLQWMTEHGVSDPYGKVVALTADPDKALEWGVDETRILPFSESIGGRYSLWSSIGFPAALALGWDCFEELLEGAAEMDRHFRLTALHENAPALAAFADLYYTQVRHAETRATFAYDQRLKLLPPYLQQLEMESNGKSVTAEGEPLGRPSAAITWGGVGTEAQHAVFQLLHQGTHLVPVEFVASIEPGDTLSEDHHRQLLLNAFAQGAALMAGKHNEDAARSYSGDRPSSTILLDDLDARSLGALIAFYEHRTFVNGVLLGINSFDQFGVELGKEMAKAAVEGGQTFDASTDDLIKRAFG; encoded by the coding sequence ATGCCAAATGCCGACTGGAACGCGATTCAGGCGTTGCCCGCAAAGACGCTGACCGACCTGTTCGCGGAGGATTCCGCCCGGCTCGGCAAGTTCTCCGTCGATGTCGCGGGGCTGCATTTCGACTGGTCGAAGACGCATCTGACCCAGGATGCGGTGACCGCCTTCGAGGCGCTGGCGAAGGCGCAGGGGCTGGCGGCAAAGCGCGAAGCCCTGTTCGGCGGAGAGATCGTCAACGTCACCGAAGGCCGCGCGGTCGAACACACCGCCGAACGCGGCGAGGGCAATCCGGACAGCGTCGGCAAGGCACGCGCGCTGCACGCCCGCATGCGGGGCATGATCGACGCGATCGAGGGCGAGGCTTTGGGGCCGATCCGCCACGTATTGCATGTCGGTATCGGTGGCTCCGCACTTGGCCCGGATCTGCTGGTCGATGCGCTGGGGCGCGATGCCGATCGCTACGACGTGGCGATCGTGGCCAATGTCGATGGCGTCGCGCTGGAGGATGCGTTCGCGCGCTTCGACCCGACCGCAACGTTGCTGGTAATCGCGTCCAAGACCTTCACCACGACCGAGACGATGCTGAACGCGCAGAGCGTGCTGCAATGGATGACCGAACACGGCGTGTCGGACCCTTATGGCAAGGTCGTGGCGCTGACCGCCGATCCCGACAAGGCGCTGGAATGGGGCGTGGACGAAACGCGCATCCTGCCGTTCAGCGAAAGCATCGGCGGGCGCTATTCGCTCTGGTCCTCGATCGGCTTCCCCGCGGCGCTGGCGCTCGGCTGGGATTGTTTCGAGGAATTGCTGGAAGGCGCGGCCGAGATGGACCGCCATTTCCGCCTGACCGCGTTGCACGAGAACGCCCCCGCGCTCGCCGCCTTTGCCGACCTCTATTATACGCAGGTCCGCCATGCCGAGACGCGCGCCACCTTCGCCTATGATCAGCGGCTGAAGCTGTTGCCGCCCTATCTCCAGCAACTTGAGATGGAATCGAACGGCAAGAGCGTGACTGCGGAAGGCGAGCCGCTTGGCCGTCCGAGCGCCGCGATCACCTGGGGCGGGGTGGGAACCGAGGCGCAGCATGCGGTCTTCCAGCTGCTGCATCAGGGCACGCATCTCGTCCCGGTCGAATTCGTCGCGTCGATCGAACCCGGCGATACGCTGAGCGAGGATCATCATCGCCAACTGCTGCTCAACGCCTTCGCGCAAGGGGCCGCGCTTATGGCGGGCAAGCATAATGAAGACGCCGCGCGCAGCTATTCGGGTGACCGGCCGAGTTCGACCATCCTGCTCGACGATCTCGACGCCCGGTCGCTCGGCGCGCTGATCGCCTTCTACGAACACCGGACCTTCGTGAACGGCGTGCTGCTCGGCATCAATTCGTTCGACCAGTTCGGTGTCGAGCTGGGCAAGGAAATGGCCAAGGCCGCGGTCGAGGGAGGGCAGACGTTCGATGCCTCGACCGACGATTTGATCAAGCGGGCGTTCGGCTGA
- the lepB gene encoding signal peptidase I: MAETPLTDSKKAPASKAAAKPKSETRETLTFLLKLAVIVLIFRSFIFSPFSIPSESMLPRLLIGDYLFISKWNYGYSRWSLPLGVPLIPGRILARDPARGDVVVFRGPPGDDVDVIKRVIGLPGDTLQMRAGQLILNGSAIPKERVADFILPISPNYPAVGDVNAKCDTAHLETGADGKQVCRYKRFRETLPGGRSYDVLDAADTGADDTGVYTVPAGSVFVMGDNRDNSADSRFPAPADAMPGEAVGMGYVPMDHIQGKAVVGFFSTDGSASWLLPWTWFSAARWSRIGEGF, from the coding sequence ATGGCCGAAACTCCCCTGACCGACAGCAAAAAAGCACCCGCATCCAAGGCTGCGGCCAAGCCCAAATCCGAAACGCGGGAAACGCTTACGTTTCTGCTGAAGCTGGCGGTGATCGTGCTGATCTTTCGCAGCTTCATCTTCTCGCCCTTCAGCATCCCCAGCGAATCGATGCTGCCACGGCTGTTGATCGGGGATTACCTGTTCATCTCGAAATGGAATTACGGCTATTCGCGCTGGTCGCTGCCGCTCGGCGTACCGTTGATCCCCGGCCGTATCCTGGCGCGCGATCCGGCGCGCGGCGACGTGGTGGTGTTCCGCGGACCGCCGGGTGACGATGTCGACGTGATCAAGCGCGTCATCGGTTTGCCCGGCGATACGCTGCAGATGCGGGCGGGCCAGTTGATCCTGAACGGCAGCGCGATCCCCAAGGAACGCGTCGCCGACTTCATCCTGCCGATCAGCCCCAACTATCCCGCGGTCGGCGACGTCAACGCCAAGTGCGACACCGCGCACCTCGAAACGGGGGCGGACGGCAAGCAGGTGTGCCGCTACAAGCGTTTCCGCGAGACGTTGCCCGGCGGGCGCAGCTACGACGTGCTGGATGCGGCGGACACCGGGGCGGACGATACCGGCGTCTATACGGTGCCTGCAGGGTCCGTCTTCGTGATGGGCGACAACCGCGACAATAGCGCAGACAGCCGCTTCCCCGCCCCCGCGGATGCGATGCCGGGCGAAGCGGTCGGCATGGGCTATGTTCCGATGGATCATATCCAGGGCAAGGCGGTGGTCGGCTTCTTCTCCACCGATGGCAGCGCGTCGTGGCTGCTGCCCTGGACCTGGTTCAGCGCCGCCCGGTGGAGCCGCATCGGGGAAGGCTTCTGA
- the rnc gene encoding ribonuclease III: MERALGHRPADLAPFDRALTHGSQAAANYERLEFLGDRVLGLVMAEWLFALFPNEPEGALSKRLNALVTGAVCADVARGLGVAQHLKLGKQARDDGAKDSDNVLGDVMEALIGALYLDAGLDAARNAVRTAWGDRVRTQGSAAPQHPKSALQEWAAAHNRRTPAYEVIDRSGPHHAPRFTVKASIGTLAEATAEGSSKSAAETAAAAALLAKLG; the protein is encoded by the coding sequence ATCGAGCGCGCGCTCGGCCACCGCCCCGCCGACCTTGCGCCGTTCGATCGTGCGCTGACGCATGGCAGCCAGGCGGCGGCGAATTACGAGCGGCTTGAATTCCTCGGCGACCGCGTGTTGGGGCTCGTCATGGCCGAATGGCTGTTCGCCTTGTTCCCGAACGAACCCGAAGGCGCGCTGTCCAAACGGCTGAACGCGCTGGTCACCGGCGCGGTCTGCGCGGATGTCGCCCGTGGTCTCGGCGTCGCGCAGCATCTGAAGCTCGGCAAGCAGGCCCGCGACGACGGCGCGAAGGACAGCGACAACGTGCTGGGCGACGTGATGGAGGCGCTGATCGGCGCACTGTATCTCGACGCCGGGCTGGACGCCGCCCGGAATGCGGTCCGTACCGCCTGGGGCGACCGCGTCCGCACCCAGGGCTCGGCCGCGCCGCAACACCCCAAGTCCGCGTTGCAGGAATGGGCGGCGGCGCACAACCGGCGCACCCCGGCTTATGAAGTGATCGACCGATCCGGCCCGCACCACGCGCCGCGCTTCACGGTCAAGGCGAGCATCGGCACGCTCGCCGAGGCGACGGCGGAGGGAAGCTCGAAGTCCGCGGCGGAGACGGCGGCGGCGGCGGCGTTGCTCGCGAAACTGGGCTAG
- the era gene encoding GTPase Era, with the protein MTQHCGLIAILGAPNAGKSTLVNALVGQKVAIVSPKAQTTRVRLMGVAIEGDTQLLLVDTPGIFEPKRRLDRAMVQAAWGGAEGADILALVVDAKGGLGKKVTDIAESIAGRPEPKYLILNKVDLADKAKLLVHAEKLNAAVEFTETFFVSAATGDGLADLKAHLAKAMPEGPWHYPEDQVSDATERSLASEVTREQLYLQLHAELPYASAIETEQYKEREDGSVEIHQQILVERPTQRAIVLGKGGVRIKEIGARARAELSNIMGRPVHLYLHVKVKPGWDEDRDSYREMGLDWVD; encoded by the coding sequence ATGACTCAACATTGCGGCCTGATCGCCATTCTCGGCGCGCCCAATGCCGGCAAGTCCACGCTGGTCAATGCGCTGGTCGGGCAGAAGGTCGCGATCGTCAGTCCCAAGGCGCAGACGACGCGAGTGCGGTTGATGGGCGTCGCGATCGAGGGCGATACGCAGTTGCTGCTGGTCGACACGCCCGGCATCTTCGAACCCAAGCGCCGGCTGGACCGCGCGATGGTTCAGGCCGCGTGGGGCGGCGCGGAGGGCGCGGACATTCTCGCTCTGGTCGTCGATGCCAAGGGCGGGCTGGGCAAGAAGGTCACCGATATTGCGGAAAGCATCGCCGGTCGGCCGGAACCCAAATATCTGATCCTCAACAAGGTGGATCTCGCGGACAAGGCCAAGCTGCTGGTGCATGCCGAGAAGCTGAACGCCGCGGTCGAGTTTACCGAGACGTTCTTCGTCAGCGCGGCGACCGGCGACGGGCTGGCCGACCTGAAGGCGCATCTGGCCAAGGCGATGCCCGAGGGGCCGTGGCACTATCCCGAGGATCAGGTGTCCGACGCGACCGAGCGCAGCCTGGCATCCGAAGTGACTCGCGAACAGCTGTATCTGCAGCTGCACGCCGAACTGCCCTATGCGTCCGCGATCGAGACCGAGCAGTATAAGGAGCGCGAGGACGGATCGGTCGAGATCCACCAGCAGATTCTGGTCGAGCGCCCGACGCAGCGGGCGATCGTGCTGGGCAAGGGCGGCGTGCGGATCAAGGAGATCGGCGCGCGTGCCCGCGCCGAACTGTCGAACATCATGGGCCGCCCGGTGCATCTGTACCTGCACGTCAAGGTCAAGCCGGGCTGGGACGAGGATCGCGATTCGTACCGTGAAATGGGTCTCGACTGGGTCGATTGA
- a CDS encoding NAD-dependent deacylase, whose amino-acid sequence MQDIRNIIVLTGAGISAESGIATFRGPGGLWEGHRVEDVCTAEALAADAELVHRFYDMRRAALASVQPNAAHHALARLDAEWPGELLIVTQNVDDLHERAGAKRMLHMHGELRSALCADCGARAAWPGDLPPRSVCAACGAPALRPDIVFFGEMPYQMDRIEDALATCDLFVSIGTSGAVYPAAGFVQTARHYGARTLELNLDPSAGSIFFDESRMGAAGKLVPEWVDEVLG is encoded by the coding sequence ATGCAAGACATTCGGAACATCATCGTTCTCACCGGCGCCGGCATCTCCGCCGAAAGCGGCATCGCCACGTTTCGCGGCCCCGGCGGGCTGTGGGAGGGGCACCGCGTAGAAGACGTTTGCACGGCGGAGGCGTTGGCGGCGGATGCGGAGCTGGTGCACCGCTTCTACGATATGCGGCGGGCGGCGCTGGCATCGGTCCAGCCGAACGCGGCACATCACGCGCTCGCCCGGCTGGATGCCGAATGGCCGGGCGAGTTGCTGATCGTGACGCAGAATGTCGACGACCTGCATGAGCGCGCCGGGGCGAAGCGGATGCTGCACATGCATGGCGAGTTGCGATCGGCCTTGTGCGCCGACTGCGGCGCGCGTGCCGCATGGCCGGGCGACCTGCCGCCGCGTTCGGTCTGCGCCGCCTGCGGGGCGCCGGCGTTGCGGCCCGACATCGTGTTTTTCGGCGAGATGCCGTACCAGATGGACCGGATCGAGGATGCGCTGGCGACATGCGACCTGTTCGTATCGATCGGCACGTCGGGCGCAGTCTATCCCGCCGCGGGCTTCGTCCAGACCGCCCGCCACTACGGCGCACGAACGCTGGAACTCAATCTGGACCCATCCGCCGGCAGCATCTTCTTCGACGAAAGCCGCATGGGCGCGGCGGGCAAGCTGGTGCCGGAATGGGTGGACGAGGTTCTCGGCTAA
- a CDS encoding SulP family inorganic anion transporter: MNISPIARYRAEWFVDAGGARRDILAGMVGTFALIPEVIAFSFVAGIDPEVGLFASFVIGIVIAFAGGRPAMISGAAGSVALVAAALVHAHGLQYLLAATVLAGLFQVVFGLLKLDVLLRFVSRSVRTGFVNALAILIFSAQVPQMLDVTWHTYAMIAGGLAIIYLVPRITTAIPSPLICIVVLTAISVAFPMPVHVVADLGRLPDSLPSLGLPGVPFAWETVRIVAPYAFAMAAVGLLESLMTASVVDDLTETTSSKARECTGLGLANVAAGMFGGIAGCGMIGQTVGNVRYGGRGRLSTLVAGVFLLLVMVPLRPWIAQVPVAALVAIMIMVSISTFSWSSLADLARHPKVSGVVMLATVAVTVFTHDLSAGVAVGVVLSGVFFAFKVTRLMRVDVTYDAAMDTRIYLVSGQIFFASADIFADRFDLRDTARTARIDLTAAHLWDVTAVGALEDVVTKMRRHGMTVELIGLNEASAVLVDRHAPLVRADVAAG; the protein is encoded by the coding sequence ATGAATATCTCTCCCATCGCGCGATACCGCGCCGAATGGTTCGTCGATGCAGGCGGCGCGCGACGCGACATACTGGCCGGGATGGTCGGCACGTTCGCCTTGATCCCCGAGGTCATCGCCTTCTCGTTCGTCGCCGGGATCGACCCGGAGGTCGGGCTGTTCGCGTCGTTCGTGATCGGGATCGTCATCGCCTTTGCCGGCGGGCGCCCGGCGATGATCTCGGGCGCAGCGGGGTCGGTCGCCTTGGTCGCGGCGGCGCTCGTCCATGCGCACGGGCTGCAATACCTGCTCGCCGCCACGGTGCTGGCGGGGCTGTTCCAGGTCGTGTTCGGGTTGCTCAAGCTCGACGTGCTGCTGCGGTTCGTGTCGCGTTCGGTGCGAACGGGCTTCGTCAACGCGCTCGCGATCCTGATCTTCTCCGCGCAGGTGCCGCAGATGCTGGACGTGACGTGGCATACCTATGCGATGATCGCGGGCGGGCTGGCGATCATCTATCTGGTGCCGCGGATCACCACCGCGATCCCGTCGCCGCTGATCTGCATCGTGGTGCTGACCGCGATCAGCGTCGCCTTCCCGATGCCGGTCCATGTCGTGGCGGATCTCGGGCGCTTGCCGGATTCGCTGCCGTCGCTCGGCCTTCCGGGCGTGCCGTTCGCGTGGGAGACGGTGCGGATCGTCGCGCCTTATGCCTTTGCGATGGCGGCGGTCGGGTTGCTGGAATCGCTGATGACGGCCAGCGTCGTCGACGATCTGACCGAGACCACGAGTTCGAAGGCGCGCGAATGCACCGGGCTCGGCCTCGCCAACGTGGCGGCCGGCATGTTCGGCGGGATCGCCGGGTGCGGGATGATCGGCCAGACGGTCGGCAACGTACGCTATGGCGGGCGCGGGCGGCTTTCCACCCTTGTCGCGGGCGTATTCCTGCTGCTGGTGATGGTGCCGCTGCGCCCGTGGATCGCGCAGGTGCCGGTGGCGGCGCTGGTCGCGATCATGATCATGGTCTCGATCAGCACCTTTTCGTGGAGCTCGCTCGCCGATCTCGCGCGGCATCCGAAGGTGTCTGGCGTCGTGATGCTCGCGACCGTGGCGGTGACGGTGTTCACGCACGATCTGTCCGCCGGGGTCGCGGTGGGCGTGGTGCTGAGCGGCGTGTTCTTCGCGTTCAAGGTCACGCGGCTGATGCGCGTCGACGTGACCTACGACGCAGCGATGGATACGCGCATCTATCTAGTTTCAGGGCAGATATTCTTCGCCAGCGCTGATATCTTCGCCGATCGCTTCGACCTGCGCGATACGGCGCGAACGGCCCGGATCGATCTGACCGCCGCCCATCTGTGGGACGTCACCGCGGTCGGCGCGCTGGAGGATGTCGTCACGAAGATGCGGCGGCACGGCATGACGGTGGAGCTGATCGGGCTGAACGAAGCCAGCGCGGTGCTGGTCGATCGGCATGCGCCGCTGGTTCGGGCGGACGTGGCGGCAGGGTAA
- the dapB gene encoding 4-hydroxy-tetrahydrodipicolinate reductase: MTNIGIIGSAGRMGQALAAVVPDLGGTLVGGIDAGGDAVVLAHDADVLVDFSAPSALEGTLAAARATGTPILIGTTGLSPTHHALIDAAADDIAVLQTGNVSLGVTLLAKLVREAAERLGPDWDIEIVEMHHRHKVDAPSGTALLLGEAAAAGRGTTLSETRVADRAGLTGARSEGTIGFASLRGGSVAGDHQVIFAGTGERIEIGHRAEDRAIFAKGAITAAIWLSGQPAGRYTMGQVLGL, encoded by the coding sequence ATGACGAACATCGGCATCATCGGCAGCGCAGGGCGCATGGGTCAGGCTTTGGCAGCGGTCGTGCCCGATCTGGGCGGGACCTTGGTCGGCGGGATCGATGCGGGCGGCGATGCGGTCGTCCTGGCGCACGATGCCGACGTGCTGGTCGATTTCTCCGCCCCGTCCGCGCTGGAGGGTACGCTGGCCGCCGCGCGCGCGACGGGGACGCCGATCCTGATCGGCACGACCGGCCTGTCGCCGACGCACCACGCGCTGATCGACGCCGCCGCCGACGACATCGCCGTGCTGCAGACCGGCAACGTCTCGCTGGGCGTCACCCTGCTCGCGAAACTGGTGCGCGAGGCGGCGGAACGGCTTGGCCCCGACTGGGACATCGAGATCGTAGAGATGCATCATCGCCACAAGGTGGATGCGCCGTCGGGCACCGCTTTGCTGCTGGGCGAGGCGGCGGCGGCCGGGCGCGGCACGACGCTGTCCGAGACCCGCGTCGCCGACCGCGCCGGGCTGACCGGTGCGCGCAGCGAGGGCACGATCGGCTTCGCGTCCCTGCGCGGCGGATCGGTCGCGGGGGATCATCAGGTGATCTTTGCCGGCACGGGCGAACGGATCGAGATCGGCCACCGCGCGGAAGATCGGGCGATCTTCGCGAAAGGCGCGATCACCGCCGCCATCTGGCTCTCCGGCCAGCCCGCCGGACGCTATACGATGGGGCAGGTGCTCGGGCTGTGA
- the nth gene encoding endonuclease III, which produces MKRADVFEFYRRLAEHDPHPVTELEYGNPFQLVVAVALSAQSTDIGVNKATRALFAEVDTPEKMLALGEDGLKAHIKTIGLFNTKAKNVIALSRMLVDEHGGVVPSDRDALERLPGVGRKTANVVMNVAFGAETFAVDTHIFRVGNRTGLARGKTPLAVELKLDTATPQPFRLHAHHWLILHGRYVCKARRPECWRCIVRDLCAFKPKTPAPVVPGARKDEEGDDA; this is translated from the coding sequence ATGAAGCGCGCGGACGTCTTCGAATTCTATCGGCGGCTGGCGGAACACGATCCGCATCCGGTGACCGAACTGGAATACGGCAATCCGTTCCAGCTCGTCGTGGCAGTCGCCTTGTCCGCGCAATCGACCGATATCGGCGTCAACAAGGCGACCCGCGCTCTGTTCGCGGAGGTCGACACGCCGGAAAAGATGCTCGCGCTCGGCGAGGACGGGCTGAAGGCGCATATCAAGACGATCGGCCTGTTCAACACCAAGGCGAAGAACGTCATTGCGCTGTCGCGGATGCTGGTGGACGAACATGGCGGCGTCGTACCGTCGGATCGCGACGCGCTGGAACGCCTGCCCGGTGTCGGGCGCAAGACCGCCAACGTGGTGATGAACGTCGCCTTCGGCGCGGAGACGTTCGCGGTCGACACGCACATCTTCCGCGTCGGCAATCGCACCGGTCTCGCCCGCGGCAAGACGCCGCTCGCGGTCGAACTGAAGCTCGACACGGCGACGCCGCAACCGTTCCGGCTGCACGCGCATCACTGGCTGATCCTGCACGGGCGCTATGTCTGCAAGGCGAGGCGGCCGGAATGCTGGCGATGCATCGTCCGCGATCTTTGCGCGTTCAAGCCCAAGACGCCCGCGCCGGTCGTGCCGGGCGCGCGGAAGGATGAGGAGGGAGACGATGCTTAG
- a CDS encoding HlyD family type I secretion periplasmic adaptor subunit codes for MSVHTMSTTVASGSRVADPAALDDSPRRAILIGGIVAALFFVGFLGWAALTRLDAAAHGEGRVIVAGNRQVIQHRYGGNIEQLLVKEGDHVRAGQILVRLSESEVMATERALAAAVIDLQAQRARLEAEVTGGPIRWPSAFAKASDQDRPLIEAAKQIQLAQATARRSVLTSGRSVFSEQQDQYGRQIQGFEAQAISIAQQRRSLQAQLESTSRLAERGDVSRNTVRALERSLAELDGNAADYAARAAALREQIAGTGEQKTQLARQSTNESAKLLRDTQFQLNDALPKWIAAKEQVERVVIRAPVTGRVVDLRAHSVGGVVAPGETVLDIVPDVASLEIRATFAPEDIDGVQSGVEAEVKFLSLHDRALPILMGRVRSVSADSVQNQRTGLYHFTADIVVPDDQIARLRSVRGANTGIRPGVPVQITVKLRRRTALEYMIEPLRDTMTYSMSER; via the coding sequence ATGAGCGTCCACACCATGTCCACCACCGTCGCATCCGGCTCGCGGGTCGCCGATCCGGCCGCGCTCGACGACTCGCCGCGCCGTGCCATCCTGATCGGAGGTATCGTCGCCGCGCTGTTCTTCGTCGGCTTCCTCGGCTGGGCCGCGCTGACGCGGCTCGACGCGGCCGCGCACGGCGAAGGACGCGTCATCGTGGCGGGCAATCGCCAGGTCATCCAGCACCGGTACGGGGGAAACATCGAACAGCTCCTCGTGAAAGAAGGGGATCATGTCCGAGCCGGGCAGATTCTGGTCCGACTGTCCGAATCCGAGGTGATGGCGACCGAACGTGCTCTCGCCGCAGCGGTCATCGATCTACAGGCGCAGCGTGCGCGGCTGGAAGCGGAAGTGACGGGTGGCCCGATCCGCTGGCCCTCGGCCTTCGCCAAGGCCAGCGATCAGGACCGGCCGTTGATCGAGGCCGCCAAGCAAATCCAACTGGCGCAGGCCACCGCTCGGCGGAGCGTGCTGACGTCGGGGCGCAGCGTCTTCAGCGAACAGCAGGACCAATATGGTCGCCAGATCCAGGGCTTCGAGGCGCAGGCGATATCGATCGCGCAGCAGCGCCGGTCGCTTCAGGCGCAGCTGGAAAGCACCAGCCGCCTCGCCGAACGCGGCGACGTCTCGCGGAACACGGTGCGGGCGCTGGAACGCAGCCTGGCCGAACTGGACGGCAATGCTGCCGACTACGCCGCCCGCGCCGCCGCCCTGCGCGAACAGATCGCCGGCACGGGAGAACAAAAAACCCAGCTTGCCCGACAATCGACCAACGAAAGCGCGAAGCTGCTGCGCGATACCCAGTTCCAGCTTAATGACGCGCTGCCGAAGTGGATCGCCGCCAAAGAGCAGGTGGAGCGCGTCGTGATCCGCGCGCCGGTCACCGGGCGTGTCGTCGACCTCCGGGCGCATTCCGTCGGTGGTGTCGTCGCGCCCGGGGAAACCGTCCTCGACATCGTTCCCGATGTCGCCTCGCTGGAGATCCGGGCAACGTTCGCGCCCGAAGACATTGACGGTGTCCAGTCCGGGGTCGAAGCGGAAGTCAAATTCCTCTCCCTGCACGACCGTGCCCTGCCGATCCTGATGGGCAGGGTTCGATCGGTTTCGGCCGACAGCGTCCAGAACCAACGCACGGGGCTTTATCACTTTACCGCGGACATCGTCGTTCCCGACGACCAGATCGCGCGTCTTCGCTCCGTCCGCGGGGCCAACACGGGCATCCGCCCCGGCGTCCCCGTTCAAATCACCGTAAAGCTGCGCCGCCGGACCGCACTGGAATATATGATCGAACCGCTGCGCGACACCATGACCTATTCGATGTCCGAGCGATAA
- a CDS encoding type I secretion system permease/ATPase, translating to MPDLTAPNCLTEALRSARRHFWAAALFSGLVNLLYLAPSLFMLQVYDRVVPTRGGATLVVLILILIAALGVFAVLDLVRMRLLLRASVRLEKLAAPAILDLVLGAGRVTTVERTTALRQFNAIRGTLTGPAIVALFDAPWTPIYILVCFMLHAWIGAMAIAAMVVLTIVAIAGERATRNDLAAAGAGEGALSRSQDYSVAASEVARVLGMRGALVHRHLGERASIVAQQGVVAATSGGFLAATKFLRMLFQSLALALGAWLAIQQSISAGAIFAASLLIGRALQPVEQILGAWKNVSSARVAYQGLSAFLTRNTAPVSRTALPDPEGKIEVSGVTVRVPGGHRPILKNIGFTVAPGEVVALVGPSGAGKSTLLRVLSGAIDPDEGEVRLDGASLADWDREALGRHMGYLPQTPTLFPATVRANIARLQTTTGDDTAALDAQVIEAARRAGAHEVILRFAQGYDTMLTVREGGGLSAGQRQLVALARAVFGRPRVLLLDEPNAHLDISGEAMLTELLKQARAAGITVIVSTHRTGLLHAADRILLLRDGEVQFFKSREDAMRAQSGPNDSGQIVKAEAAPTAAPAA from the coding sequence ATGCCCGATCTTACTGCACCCAATTGCCTGACGGAGGCGCTGCGTTCCGCGCGACGCCATTTCTGGGCGGCGGCGCTGTTCAGCGGGCTGGTCAACCTTCTGTACCTGGCACCATCGCTGTTCATGCTCCAGGTCTATGACCGGGTAGTCCCGACGCGTGGGGGCGCGACGCTGGTCGTACTGATCCTCATCCTGATCGCGGCACTGGGCGTGTTCGCGGTGCTCGATCTGGTTCGCATGCGCCTCCTGCTGCGTGCCAGCGTGCGCCTGGAGAAGCTGGCGGCCCCGGCGATCCTCGACCTCGTACTCGGGGCGGGCCGCGTGACGACGGTCGAGCGGACGACGGCGCTGCGCCAGTTCAACGCAATCCGCGGCACATTGACCGGGCCCGCGATCGTGGCGCTGTTCGATGCGCCCTGGACCCCGATCTATATCCTGGTCTGCTTCATGCTGCATGCCTGGATCGGCGCGATGGCGATCGCGGCGATGGTGGTGCTGACGATCGTCGCCATCGCCGGCGAGCGCGCGACCCGCAACGATCTCGCCGCGGCGGGGGCAGGCGAAGGTGCGCTCTCCCGTTCGCAGGATTATTCGGTAGCTGCCTCCGAGGTCGCGCGCGTGCTGGGCATGCGCGGTGCGCTGGTCCACCGTCATCTGGGGGAACGCGCGTCGATCGTTGCGCAACAGGGCGTCGTCGCGGCCACATCGGGTGGCTTTCTCGCCGCGACGAAGTTTCTCCGCATGCTGTTTCAGTCGCTGGCGCTGGCGCTCGGCGCCTGGCTGGCGATCCAGCAGAGCATTTCCGCCGGCGCGATCTTCGCCGCATCGCTGTTGATCGGTCGCGCGCTTCAGCCGGTCGAGCAGATCCTGGGGGCGTGGAAGAACGTGAGCAGCGCGCGGGTCGCCTATCAGGGCCTGTCCGCCTTCCTCACGCGGAATACCGCGCCGGTATCGCGAACGGCGCTGCCCGATCCGGAGGGGAAGATCGAGGTGAGCGGGGTCACCGTACGGGTGCCCGGCGGGCATCGTCCGATCCTGAAGAATATCGGCTTCACGGTCGCGCCGGGCGAGGTCGTCGCGCTGGTCGGGCCAAGCGGCGCGGGCAAGTCGACGCTGCTGCGCGTCCTTTCCGGCGCGATCGACCCGGATGAGGGGGAGGTCCGCCTCGATGGCGCAAGTCTCGCCGACTGGGATCGCGAGGCGCTCGGTCGCCATATGGGGTACCTGCCGCAGACGCCGACCCTGTTTCCCGCCACCGTGCGCGCCAATATCGCTCGCCTCCAGACCACGACCGGTGATGACACCGCGGCGTTGGATGCGCAGGTTATCGAGGCGGCGCGACGGGCAGGCGCACACGAAGTGATCCTGCGTTTCGCGCAGGGCTACGACACGATGCTGACGGTTCGCGAGGGCGGTGGCCTTTCGGCGGGACAGCGGCAGTTGGTCGCGCTGGCCCGGGCGGTGTTCGGCCGGCCGCGCGTGCTGTTGCTCGACGAGCCCAACGCCCATCTCGACATAAGCGGCGAGGCGATGTTGACCGAATTGCTGAAGCAGGCGCGCGCGGCGGGCATCACCGTCATCGTCTCAACCCATCGCACCGGGCTGTTGCACGCGGCCGACCGCATCCTGCTGCTGCGCGACGGAGAGGTGCAGTTCTTCAAGAGCCGGGAGGACGCGATGCGCGCGCAATCCGGTCCGAACGATTCCGGCCAGATCGTGAAAGCGGAAGCAGCGCCGACCGCGGCACCAGCGGCATGA